GGCTAACAAGCTTTCATCAGCAACTTCTGGGTTGAACGTGACGGATTTAACTACCTTTTTTGACCATTGGAACATCAGTTTTAGGCCCTAGCAGCACGAACGGCGGACAATTGCGCCTCACCATAAATATACTGCCCCAAGGCGTTAGCTTGCCGAGAAGGCGCTGCTAAATGAGCATTAATCTTTGCCTCATTCAGCAGACGTTCAACGTCTTCCCAGAAGAACTCACCACCCCCTCCAGTGAGAATTACATCCGTGACACGTTCTGGCAACCAAGCTAGGACACGGCTAGAGATTTCCCGCGAAAACATTTCTGTAAGGTTGGGTAGAAAATCATCTAGGTTGGTGGGCTTACTAGCGCCTCTAGGACGATAAAAGCGCTCGCCTTTGGGTTTGTTCACAGCAGAAATCAATGCTAGAGATTGACTATCTGCTCCTTGGATCTCGGCGGCTACGAGTTCATAAAACTTGTTCATTCCGAAGTCTTCACTCTTAGAAGCACCTCTGGCAAAGCGGAAGTTATCAACCATTAGAAGATCAACGGTTTGATGCCCAATGTCAACAATTGCCACAGATATTTTCGTAAAATCAGGCACTGTATTTCCTTTCTTCGGTTGAGCTTCAGACCAAAGGAGGCTACCGTAACCTTCTGGCATGACCCAGACTTTATTAACGTTTAGTGATAAAGATTCGCCTCGGAAGTTTAATACGTGAGGGCCACTTACTTGGCTAATCAACTGTGCTTTTTCCTTTTCAAATTGTTCTAAAGAAAGGAAAGGCAGACCCAGTACAACTGAGATATCATCTTTAAGTTTGAAGTAACCAGCACTTGCCAAAACTTTAACTAGTGCAGCCTCTACCTTAGATTGACCGACTCCTAGATTCGCTCCAAAGTCTGCTGCGAGCTGACCTACAGCATAACCATTACCTTGATACTCCAGCCACAAATCCATTAGAGGGTCAGTTGCCCTGGCTTCAAAAACGCCCCCGCGTACCTGTTCTATCGACAATTGCTTGACGTTGGCAGGTACAAACACCACACTGTTCGGTTCGCGACTCACACAAGTCTTTGTGGAAGTTCTACCTAAATCAACACTGAGAATTGTTTTACCTGAACCTGTATTGCCTGTCTTGGGAGTATTAGTAGAATTTAGGGGGGTGGATGCCGAGACTCTATTCATGGGTATAGCAGCGGCATTAATTGGGGTAGCGGCGGAAGGTTGGTCTGTCATGAATGCTCCTAGTCCTAACTTAACTGTAAAAAGTTGTCATGCTCATCTTACAAAAATGCGAGCAACCAGAAATTTTAGGTTGCGTCAAGTGTAGCCAGAAATACGCCAACATGAATTTTTGGCGATCGCACATCTAGTATTATTTGGCATAGTGTAGGCGAATTTTTGCCAGATGTAACCCCTGCTTAAACTGCTTTCAAACCAAAAGCACCCATGTCTCATCTTCTGCGACTTTTTCCTCGGCGTTTGAATATCCAGACAATAAATGCCAGAACTAGACCCCCAAGCACAATTTTGGATACAGGAGCAAGGTACTTGTCCACAAGTTCATACTGACTACCCAATATGTATCCTGAGTATGTTAGCAAACCTACCCAGGCAGCGCTACCTAATGTTGTGTAAAATAAAAATGGTAGCAAGTGCATATTGCTGATGCCTGCGGGAACAGAAATCAATGTCCTAATTCCCGGAACAAGGCGACCAATAAAAACTGCTTTGCTGCCTTGCCGATCAAACCAGCCTTTAGCCTTTGTGATATCTTTACTGGAGATGGTCAGCCATTTACCGTACTTGTCAGCCCAACGTTTCAAGCGGGTTTCGCCTAAGAACTTACCAGGATAATACCAAACAAGTGCGCCCAACACTGAACCCAAAAGTCCTGCAAAAAAAACGCCAATGATATTGAGTCTGTCCGGAGTGGCTCGTGCTGTAAATCCTGCCAGTGGCATAATCAATTCTGAAGGAATTGGGGGGAACAAGTTCTCTACGAACATTAGCAAGGCGATTCCCCAATAACCTAGTGAGTTGATAGTATTGGTAATCCATTCAAGCATCGAGTCAATTCCTACAATTGCCGTACTAGTTTTGTTGCTAAATTAAGCATTAGTTTTCTCAAAAGTTAATTGTCTATTCTTTTTAAAGCCAAAATAACTTATAAGAACAATCGGAGCTAGAGTAAAACACTTTTGTCTCCTCTGCGGTTTGTAGACTGTGGAATTCATGCCAATTCCTTTTCAGCGTGTGACAAAATGCCGCTGCGAGGACGCAAAGACATACCAGATGCGGATATTGATTTTTAGCAAAATTTTCGAGAATTAGTTTTACAGCAGAATCCAGCAATAAAACAGGTGTTATATCCAGCTTTGAGACTTAGTTTGTGTACTTAACCCAGTTGGAATCCGCTATAAATTCTGTTTTCAAACCTTTAAATCCCCCCTAACCCTTTTAAAAAAGTAGGTTAAGGAGGATATAGAGGTTTGAGGACAATTTGACAAGCCATTCTAAGATTCTCCTCTGAAGCTAGGGTAGTAGGGAAGTAGTGGGGATGAAGAGCGAAAATGTATTTTTATCTTTTTCCTCTGCTCCCCTACTCCTCGGTCACTGAGCGTAGCCGTAAAGCTTGCGGCATAGCTGCGCTTAGGGCGCAGCCTCTCGTAGAGAAGTGCTGCTCCCCTGCTCCTTCCTTTTTAGACTGTCGGGGTTAATGATTGTACTCTTGATTCCGATTGCCAGTCTAATGGGTTCCAAACTCTTTCTTCTAAAGCCATCTGCTCAATCAGACTTGCCAATCTCAGAGCTTTCAGAGCTTGTTCACCACCCACTGAAGGTTGATTACCACCGTGTACGCAGGTAACAAAATGCTCTAACTCTGCACTTAGAGGTTGAACGTTATTGGTGTAAACTTTTTCAATTACACCATCTTGCCGATAGAGTACTTGTCGATGGTCGCTCAGAGCGTTAGCT
This region of Nostoc sp. UHCC 0302 genomic DNA includes:
- a CDS encoding ParM/StbA family protein — its product is MTDQPSAATPINAAAIPMNRVSASTPLNSTNTPKTGNTGSGKTILSVDLGRTSTKTCVSREPNSVVFVPANVKQLSIEQVRGGVFEARATDPLMDLWLEYQGNGYAVGQLAADFGANLGVGQSKVEAALVKVLASAGYFKLKDDISVVLGLPFLSLEQFEKEKAQLISQVSGPHVLNFRGESLSLNVNKVWVMPEGYGSLLWSEAQPKKGNTVPDFTKISVAIVDIGHQTVDLLMVDNFRFARGASKSEDFGMNKFYELVAAEIQGADSQSLALISAVNKPKGERFYRPRGASKPTNLDDFLPNLTEMFSREISSRVLAWLPERVTDVILTGGGGEFFWEDVERLLNEAKINAHLAAPSRQANALGQYIYGEAQLSAVRAARA
- a CDS encoding DedA family protein, which codes for MLEWITNTINSLGYWGIALLMFVENLFPPIPSELIMPLAGFTARATPDRLNIIGVFFAGLLGSVLGALVWYYPGKFLGETRLKRWADKYGKWLTISSKDITKAKGWFDRQGSKAVFIGRLVPGIRTLISVPAGISNMHLLPFLFYTTLGSAAWVGLLTYSGYILGSQYELVDKYLAPVSKIVLGGLVLAFIVWIFKRRGKSRRR